A single region of the Marinobacter nanhaiticus D15-8W genome encodes:
- a CDS encoding DUF5943 domain-containing protein, protein MTTHAPELPIEVDSETGIWTTDALPMLYVPRHFFINNHQAIEEEIGPDRYAVILYKAGYKSAWHWCEKEATLHGLSGSDVFDHYMKRLSQRGWGLFTVEYLDVPRGLARVRLDHSAFVYHYGKVGRKVDYMFTGWFAGAMDQIASALGYDIRTQAELTQSAAEEGVNHGLFDVKPLGTLTASQQ, encoded by the coding sequence ATGACGACACACGCCCCGGAACTGCCTATCGAAGTCGACAGCGAGACCGGTATCTGGACCACAGACGCCTTGCCCATGCTCTATGTCCCCCGGCATTTCTTCATCAACAACCACCAGGCCATCGAAGAGGAAATCGGCCCAGATCGTTACGCCGTGATTCTCTATAAGGCCGGCTACAAATCGGCCTGGCACTGGTGCGAGAAGGAAGCAACATTACACGGCCTCAGCGGCAGCGATGTATTCGACCATTACATGAAACGCCTGTCGCAACGAGGGTGGGGCTTGTTCACCGTTGAATATCTGGACGTCCCACGCGGTCTTGCCAGGGTCCGCCTGGATCATTCGGCTTTCGTCTATCACTACGGAAAGGTAGGGCGCAAAGTCGATTACATGTTCACCGGCTGGTTCGCCGGTGCGATGGACCAGATCGCCAGCGCCCTCGGTTATGACATCCGTACGCAGGCCGAGCTGACACAAAGCGCTGCGGAGGAAGGCGTGAACCATGGCCTCTTCGACGTAAAGCCGTTGGGGACGCTCACGGCATCACAGCAATAA
- a CDS encoding hybrid-cluster NAD(P)-dependent oxidoreductase, which yields MTSVTEAVEPPSHFSALNTRVWANGRHLVRCVRVIEETWDVKTFCFNAEQSIMFFFKPGQFVTLELEIDGEKIMRSYTISSSPSVPYSFSITVKRVPGGHVSNWLHDNLKVQDELAVHGPVGNFNCIDHTSEKVLLLSGGVGITPMMSMARWHFDTNAEIDITFIHSARTPRDVIFQRELEHMCSRIPNFNLSVICERTDIGQAWNGYRGYLDEAKLKMIAPDYLTRRIFCCGPTPYMRAIRNVLIENGFDLSNYHEESFGATPATVTQDVLEQAELAEKQAEEVKDADTYTVDFAASGKSIQVLPGETVHAAASRLGLNIPKACGVGICGTCKVLKTSGEVDIQHNGGITEDDLVEGYILSCCSTPLSNITIEG from the coding sequence ATGACCAGTGTCACCGAAGCCGTCGAACCTCCAAGCCATTTCAGCGCGCTCAATACGAGGGTTTGGGCCAACGGGCGGCACCTGGTCCGCTGCGTGCGTGTGATCGAGGAAACCTGGGACGTGAAGACGTTCTGCTTCAACGCCGAACAGTCCATCATGTTTTTCTTCAAGCCAGGTCAATTCGTAACACTTGAGCTTGAAATCGATGGCGAAAAGATCATGCGCTCTTACACGATCTCCAGCTCACCGTCTGTGCCTTACAGTTTCTCGATTACCGTAAAACGGGTGCCCGGAGGACATGTATCTAACTGGTTGCATGACAATCTGAAAGTTCAGGACGAGCTCGCGGTGCACGGACCGGTTGGCAACTTCAACTGTATCGACCACACCTCTGAGAAAGTACTGCTGCTCTCCGGCGGGGTCGGCATCACCCCGATGATGTCCATGGCACGATGGCACTTCGATACCAATGCCGAAATCGATATCACGTTCATACACAGCGCCCGCACGCCCAGAGATGTCATCTTCCAGCGCGAGCTGGAACACATGTGCTCACGCATCCCCAACTTCAATCTCAGCGTTATATGCGAGCGCACCGACATAGGGCAGGCCTGGAACGGCTACCGGGGTTACCTGGACGAGGCCAAACTGAAGATGATTGCTCCGGATTATCTGACTCGCCGCATCTTCTGTTGCGGCCCGACACCCTATATGCGTGCGATAAGGAACGTCCTTATCGAAAACGGGTTCGATCTGTCGAACTATCACGAGGAATCGTTCGGGGCGACACCGGCTACGGTGACCCAGGATGTCCTGGAGCAGGCCGAGCTGGCCGAGAAGCAGGCGGAGGAAGTCAAGGATGCTGACACGTACACCGTCGACTTCGCGGCGTCAGGCAAGAGTATCCAGGTCCTTCCCGGCGAAACCGTCCATGCTGCCGCCAGCCGTTTGGGCCTGAACATCCCCAAAGCCTGTGGGGTGGGAATATGCGGTACCTGCAAAGTGCTCAAGACATCCGGTGAAGTCGACATCCAGCACAATGGCGGCATTACAGAGGATGACCTTGTGGAAGGGTACATACTGTCCTGTTGCAGCACCCCGCTGTCCAACATCACCATCGAAGGTTGA
- the dgcA gene encoding dimethylglycine demethylation protein DgcA, translated as MSQFEALFRPLQINQLTIRNRIVSTAHAEVYATDGGMTTDRYVKYYEEKAKGGCGLCICGGSSVVSIDSPQSWWSSVNLSTDRIIPHFQNLADAVHKHGGKIMIQITHMGRRSRWDGENWPNLMSPSGIREPVHRATCKTIEEEDIWRIIGDFAQAARRAREGGLDGVELSAVHQHMIDQFWSPRVNRRTDEWGGSFENRMRFGIEVLKAVRAEVGREFAVGLRICGDEFHPDGLNHEDMKQIARYYNDTGLLDFFGVVGSGCDTHNTLANVIPNMSFPPEPFLHLAAGIKEVVDVPVIHAQNIKDPNQAQRILEAGYVDFVGMTRAHIADPHLIAKIKMNQVDQIRQCVGANYCIDRQYQGLDVLCIQNAATSREHLGLPHIIEKTDGPVRKVVVVGGGPGGMEAARVAAERGHDVTLIEKAGELGGQITLAAKAPQRDQIAGITRWYALELERLGVDLKFNLEADASVIRDFQPDLCILATGGTPFIEQNPEWGFEDNLVVSSWDILSGRVEPGKNVLVYDTICEFSGMSVADYLAAKGAQVELVTDDIKPGVGIGGTTFPTYYRSLYEREVIMTSDLVLEKVYAEGDKKIAVLENEYTGNREERVVDQVVIENGTRPNEALYYALKPGSINKGQIDTEALYACKAQPALDEAGSGMILWRLGDCVSQRNTHAAIYDALRLCKDL; from the coding sequence ATGTCCCAGTTTGAAGCACTTTTTCGACCTTTACAGATCAACCAGCTGACCATCCGTAATCGTATCGTCAGTACCGCGCATGCCGAGGTCTATGCCACCGATGGCGGGATGACGACCGATCGTTACGTCAAGTATTACGAAGAAAAGGCCAAGGGCGGTTGCGGCCTCTGTATCTGCGGGGGCTCGAGTGTCGTTTCCATCGACAGCCCACAAAGCTGGTGGAGCTCGGTCAACCTGTCGACGGACCGTATCATTCCGCACTTCCAGAATCTGGCGGATGCCGTGCACAAGCATGGCGGCAAGATCATGATACAGATTACCCACATGGGACGCCGCTCTCGGTGGGATGGCGAAAACTGGCCCAACCTGATGTCACCGTCAGGCATCCGGGAGCCCGTGCACCGGGCCACCTGTAAAACCATCGAGGAAGAGGACATCTGGCGCATCATCGGCGACTTTGCCCAGGCGGCCCGGCGCGCCAGGGAGGGTGGGCTGGACGGCGTCGAGTTGTCCGCTGTTCATCAGCACATGATCGACCAATTCTGGTCACCACGTGTCAACAGGCGTACGGACGAGTGGGGCGGCAGCTTCGAAAACAGAATGCGCTTCGGTATCGAGGTGTTGAAAGCCGTACGCGCCGAAGTGGGTCGTGAGTTTGCCGTGGGTCTTCGTATCTGCGGTGATGAGTTCCATCCCGATGGTCTGAACCATGAGGACATGAAGCAGATCGCCCGGTATTACAACGATACCGGCTTGCTGGACTTCTTTGGCGTTGTGGGCTCCGGCTGCGACACCCATAACACCCTGGCAAACGTCATTCCCAACATGTCATTTCCGCCTGAGCCCTTCCTGCATCTGGCCGCAGGTATCAAGGAGGTGGTCGACGTCCCCGTTATCCATGCACAGAACATCAAGGATCCCAATCAGGCCCAGCGCATCCTGGAGGCGGGCTACGTGGACTTTGTCGGCATGACCCGGGCCCATATCGCCGACCCGCACCTGATCGCGAAGATCAAAATGAACCAGGTCGATCAGATCCGTCAGTGCGTCGGTGCGAACTACTGTATCGACCGGCAATACCAGGGGCTGGACGTGCTCTGTATCCAGAATGCCGCCACCTCCAGGGAACACCTTGGGTTGCCTCATATTATCGAGAAAACCGACGGTCCTGTTCGCAAGGTCGTGGTCGTTGGCGGTGGTCCCGGCGGGATGGAAGCTGCGCGCGTTGCTGCTGAGCGCGGCCATGATGTGACGCTGATTGAAAAGGCCGGTGAACTTGGCGGCCAGATCACGCTTGCCGCCAAGGCGCCGCAACGTGACCAGATCGCCGGGATCACCCGATGGTACGCATTGGAACTGGAGCGACTCGGGGTCGACCTCAAGTTCAATCTTGAAGCCGACGCCTCTGTGATCCGCGATTTCCAGCCCGACCTCTGCATCCTGGCGACCGGGGGCACGCCCTTCATTGAACAGAATCCTGAGTGGGGCTTCGAGGACAATCTGGTCGTTTCGTCCTGGGACATTCTCAGCGGTCGGGTCGAGCCTGGAAAGAACGTCCTTGTCTATGACACGATCTGCGAGTTTTCGGGCATGTCCGTAGCGGATTATCTGGCGGCAAAAGGGGCCCAGGTCGAGCTCGTCACCGATGATATCAAGCCCGGTGTCGGTATCGGTGGAACGACGTTCCCGACCTACTACCGCAGCTTATACGAGCGGGAAGTGATCATGACCTCGGACCTGGTGCTGGAAAAGGTTTACGCCGAGGGCGACAAGAAGATCGCCGTCCTGGAAAACGAGTACACCGGCAACAGGGAAGAGCGGGTGGTGGACCAGGTCGTCATCGAGAATGGAACACGGCCCAACGAGGCCCTGTACTACGCGTTGAAACCGGGTTCGATCAACAAAGGGCAGATCGACACCGAGGCGCTGTATGCCTGCAAGGCCCAGCCCGCTCTCGATGAAGCGGGTAGCGGCATGATCCTGTGGCGACTCGGCGATTGCGTCTCCCAGCGGAATACCCACGCAGCGATCTACGATGCGTTGCGCTTGTGCAAGGACCTCTAG
- a CDS encoding (Fe-S)-binding protein, giving the protein MLPDWLLPALITIALGLFAIGAIRRIRLWRAGRPEPVNLIAGLLAMPRRYLVDLHHVVARDKPMSNTHVATAGGFVLSMLLIIPVYVFGLESRWITIPLLASTLTMFVGALFVYRRRRHPPARLSKGPWMRLPKNLLAFSGSFFLLTLLASDVLPENLEHGVIVSVLLVGVILGLSELLFGMGWGGPMKHAFAGALHLAFHRRPERFGGGRSTGLKPVDLDGPLGVAKPADFKWNQLLGFDACVQCGRCEAVCPAFAAGQPLNPKKLIQDMVVGLTAGSDANYAGSPYPGIDVGNAQGSPHQPIVDGLVNADTLWSCTTCRACVEECPMMIEHVDAIVDMRRHLTLERGKTPNKGAEVLDNLIATDNPGGYEPGSRMNWAADLALPLMADRQEAEVLFWVSDGCFDMRSQRILRAFVKILKAADVDFAVLGNEECDSGDVARRLGDDATFQMLAKHNIATLGRYRFRRIVTTDPHAFHVLKNEYGDFGGHYDVAHHSTFINELVAQGRIKLDRIKRGTVTYHDPCYLGRYNGEYEAPRALLAALGITVSEMERSGYRSRCCGGGGGAPITDVPGEHRIADMRVNDAREVEADTIAVACQQCTAMLEGVVEPRPAIHDVAELVAEALVDEVLEPSARVVRAEVEEVC; this is encoded by the coding sequence ATGCTCCCTGATTGGCTGCTTCCAGCGCTGATAACGATCGCCCTTGGTCTTTTTGCCATTGGTGCCATCCGTCGTATTCGCCTCTGGCGCGCGGGTCGTCCCGAACCAGTCAACCTGATAGCGGGACTACTGGCCATGCCGCGGCGGTACCTGGTGGATCTGCACCACGTGGTAGCGCGTGACAAACCGATGTCCAATACACACGTCGCGACGGCAGGCGGCTTCGTGTTGTCCATGCTGCTCATCATTCCGGTCTATGTATTCGGACTCGAAAGTCGGTGGATCACGATTCCGCTTCTGGCATCGACACTCACCATGTTCGTTGGAGCCCTGTTTGTATACCGTCGCCGTCGTCATCCGCCGGCGCGACTGTCAAAGGGCCCGTGGATGCGTTTGCCGAAAAATCTCCTCGCGTTTTCCGGCTCGTTCTTTCTACTTACGCTATTGGCGTCCGACGTCCTCCCCGAAAACCTGGAACACGGGGTTATCGTCAGTGTATTGCTGGTGGGGGTCATCCTCGGCTTGTCAGAGCTGCTTTTCGGCATGGGGTGGGGCGGGCCGATGAAGCACGCCTTCGCCGGTGCTTTGCACCTTGCTTTCCATCGGCGCCCGGAGCGCTTTGGCGGCGGGCGATCGACCGGCCTGAAACCCGTCGATCTCGATGGCCCGTTGGGGGTGGCCAAACCGGCGGACTTCAAATGGAACCAACTGCTCGGCTTCGATGCCTGTGTCCAATGCGGTCGCTGTGAAGCCGTATGCCCGGCCTTTGCGGCGGGCCAGCCCCTGAACCCGAAGAAGCTGATCCAGGACATGGTCGTTGGCCTGACCGCCGGAAGCGACGCCAACTATGCCGGTAGCCCCTACCCAGGTATCGACGTCGGTAACGCGCAGGGCAGTCCCCACCAGCCTATCGTGGACGGACTTGTCAACGCCGATACCCTATGGTCCTGCACGACCTGTCGGGCCTGTGTCGAAGAATGTCCAATGATGATCGAACACGTCGACGCGATCGTCGATATGCGTCGCCACCTGACGCTTGAGCGCGGGAAAACGCCGAATAAAGGCGCTGAGGTACTGGACAACCTGATCGCCACCGACAATCCCGGGGGCTATGAGCCTGGCAGTCGCATGAACTGGGCCGCAGATCTGGCGTTGCCCTTAATGGCCGACAGGCAGGAGGCTGAGGTGCTGTTCTGGGTCAGCGACGGCTGTTTCGATATGCGTAGCCAACGCATTCTAAGGGCGTTCGTCAAGATCCTCAAAGCCGCCGACGTCGATTTCGCGGTTCTTGGCAACGAGGAATGCGATTCCGGCGATGTTGCCCGACGCCTCGGCGACGACGCGACCTTCCAGATGCTTGCCAAACACAATATCGCCACGCTGGGCAGATACCGGTTCCGCCGGATCGTGACCACCGATCCCCATGCCTTCCACGTTCTCAAGAACGAGTACGGCGATTTCGGCGGTCACTACGATGTCGCGCACCACAGCACGTTTATCAATGAACTCGTCGCGCAGGGGCGTATCAAGCTGGACCGGATCAAGCGCGGGACCGTTACCTATCATGATCCTTGCTATCTCGGTCGCTATAACGGCGAGTACGAGGCTCCTCGCGCATTGCTTGCAGCCCTGGGAATCACAGTCAGCGAAATGGAACGCTCGGGTTATCGCTCCCGTTGCTGTGGCGGGGGAGGTGGAGCACCCATAACGGATGTTCCTGGAGAACACCGCATCGCGGATATGCGAGTGAACGATGCCCGGGAGGTAGAGGCGGATACCATTGCCGTCGCCTGCCAACAGTGCACCGCCATGCTCGAAGGTGTGGTTGAACCGCGACCGGCTATTCACGATGTCGCCGAACTGGTTGCGGAAGCCCTGGTAGACGAGGTGCTCGAACCCAGCGCCCGGGTAGTCCGCGCCGAGGTAGAGGAGGTGTGCTGA
- a CDS encoding dipeptidase, giving the protein MNEAELHQNSIIIDGLIIARWGRELFEDMHRGGLTAANCTVSVWEDFQATVDNIVQVNELIEENSDLVIKVRTTEDIRKAKEQGKTGIIMGFQNAHAFEDQLGYIQIFKDLGVGVVQMCYNTQNLIGTGCYERDGGLSGFGREVVAEMNRVGIMCDLSHVGSKTSEEVILESRKPVCYSHCLPSGLKEHPRNKSDHELKFIAERGGFVGVTMFTPFLKKGPDATIDDYVEAIAYIVEIVGEDQVGIGTDFTQGQDKAFFDWLTHDKGYARELTQFGKIVNPEGIRTVGEFPNLTAALLRNGFSVELTRKIMGENWLRVLGDVWGD; this is encoded by the coding sequence ATGAACGAAGCCGAATTGCACCAGAACTCAATCATTATCGATGGCCTCATCATCGCCAGGTGGGGGCGCGAGCTCTTTGAAGACATGCACCGGGGCGGGCTCACCGCGGCCAATTGCACGGTTTCTGTCTGGGAGGATTTCCAGGCGACGGTCGACAACATCGTCCAGGTCAACGAGCTCATCGAAGAGAACAGCGACCTGGTCATCAAGGTCCGGACCACTGAAGACATTCGCAAAGCCAAAGAGCAGGGCAAGACAGGCATCATCATGGGCTTCCAGAATGCCCACGCCTTTGAGGACCAGCTCGGCTACATCCAGATCTTCAAGGACCTCGGCGTTGGCGTCGTCCAGATGTGCTACAACACCCAGAATCTCATCGGTACCGGGTGCTACGAACGGGACGGCGGGCTATCGGGATTCGGGCGCGAAGTCGTTGCCGAAATGAATCGCGTTGGCATCATGTGTGACCTTTCACACGTGGGCAGCAAGACCTCCGAGGAAGTGATCCTCGAGTCCCGCAAACCGGTCTGCTATTCCCATTGCCTACCTTCAGGTCTTAAGGAGCATCCTCGCAACAAGTCCGATCACGAGCTCAAGTTCATTGCCGAGCGTGGCGGATTTGTCGGCGTCACCATGTTCACGCCGTTCCTGAAGAAGGGGCCAGACGCAACCATCGACGACTACGTTGAGGCGATCGCCTACATCGTGGAAATCGTCGGTGAAGACCAGGTGGGTATAGGCACTGACTTTACCCAGGGGCAGGACAAGGCGTTCTTCGACTGGCTCACCCACGACAAGGGCTACGCCCGTGAGCTCACACAGTTCGGGAAGATCGTTAACCCCGAAGGCATCCGCACGGTCGGCGAATTTCCCAACCTGACCGCAGCGCTCCTACGCAACGGATTCTCGGTAGAACTGACGCGCAAGATCATGGGTGAAAACTGGCTGCGCGTCCTCGGCGATGTATGGGGAGATTAG
- a CDS encoding electron transfer flavoprotein subunit alpha/beta has protein sequence MWPDTNLKVAALVSVGQHPKSGRARRASQDARAVELGLKMSGDNFEAIHVGNCHEEGLRQYLGMGLGRITRLVADEDADAVPVLGDHLQTAPAETMPDILLTGVHAERGEGSGMTPYLLAERLGWPLVPRIADIYKVENGKADVLQALPRGQRRLLRVPLPFVATVDNAAPDARQYAFGPANRGQLVDLTVPAPTDDARLQWQCSPARPRPKRLPIAKATSAADRFKAATAKPQGQGGTIIREGTDSEKAAAIMALLVSEGVVR, from the coding sequence ATGTGGCCTGATACCAATCTCAAGGTTGCTGCCCTAGTGTCCGTCGGACAACACCCTAAATCCGGTCGCGCCCGACGCGCCAGCCAGGATGCGCGTGCTGTAGAACTTGGTCTTAAGATGAGCGGCGACAATTTTGAGGCCATTCATGTCGGCAATTGTCATGAGGAAGGCCTGCGCCAATACCTGGGTATGGGCCTGGGACGCATCACCCGGCTGGTTGCCGATGAAGACGCGGATGCCGTTCCCGTACTTGGCGATCACCTACAGACCGCGCCGGCCGAGACAATGCCGGACATTCTGCTGACCGGAGTCCATGCTGAACGGGGGGAAGGGTCAGGCATGACCCCCTATCTTCTGGCGGAACGTCTCGGTTGGCCCCTGGTCCCGCGTATTGCCGATATCTACAAGGTCGAAAACGGTAAAGCAGATGTGCTGCAGGCGCTTCCTCGCGGGCAGCGCCGCCTACTGCGCGTGCCTCTGCCTTTTGTAGCCACGGTCGACAACGCAGCACCGGATGCGCGCCAATACGCGTTCGGCCCGGCCAATCGCGGCCAACTGGTCGACCTGACCGTACCCGCACCAACGGACGACGCGCGACTGCAATGGCAGTGCTCTCCCGCAAGACCAAGACCGAAGCGCCTACCGATTGCGAAAGCCACGTCTGCGGCCGATCGATTCAAGGCGGCGACGGCAAAGCCTCAGGGGCAGGGCGGAACGATTATTCGCGAGGGAACCGACAGCGAGAAAGCTGCGGCGATCATGGCGTTACTGGTTTCTGAAGGCGTCGTGCGGTAG
- a CDS encoding electron transfer flavoprotein subunit alpha/FixB family protein → MNDVPRRNPRNEWILRNRLHVQHDELVAAETGPVRGPTGLLRKNPHGVGFIGPQGIKRIDRSSRSTPALSGNTIGARGPSRPAEVTLPLHQVLEPEFYIAAVLDLVGGRLTSHDRDVLGQAQQLARDNEGQGAVVAVVLGESRETGFDTAGADRVIHLNELGGIAFDGYCPEIRMAVLEAIELELAPRYWLFPDSVHGGADLGARLAARLGERPAVHAWKVDREQTLCRGGNQLTDWLRPTGRVLLLAEECARPVDETRHEATHIELASISEVSVSIEDLGQVEVDPATIALDEAEFILSAGNGIRDWAQFHEVASALGATEGASRVAVDAGHMPRYRQVGASGTWVSAQVYIAVGISGAIQHLQGIGQCNKVVAINVDEGCDMVRRADLSVIGDSYTILEALLQLTRAHRQSASSGATSPTVQTDEEARHVA, encoded by the coding sequence ATGAATGACGTCCCCCGGCGTAATCCGCGCAACGAGTGGATCTTGAGAAATCGTCTGCACGTGCAGCATGACGAGCTGGTAGCGGCGGAAACCGGACCCGTGCGTGGACCGACAGGCCTCCTGCGCAAAAATCCCCACGGTGTGGGTTTTATCGGCCCCCAAGGGATCAAACGCATTGACCGTAGCAGCCGTTCGACGCCTGCACTATCAGGCAACACTATAGGCGCCAGAGGCCCATCCCGGCCAGCAGAGGTTACGCTTCCCCTCCATCAGGTGCTTGAGCCTGAATTCTATATTGCCGCCGTCCTGGATCTCGTGGGCGGGCGACTTACCAGTCATGACAGGGATGTGCTGGGCCAGGCGCAACAACTGGCCCGGGACAATGAGGGGCAGGGCGCGGTCGTCGCTGTCGTATTGGGCGAGTCCCGTGAGACCGGCTTTGACACGGCAGGCGCTGACAGGGTCATTCACCTGAACGAGCTTGGAGGTATTGCCTTCGACGGCTACTGTCCGGAAATCAGGATGGCGGTACTCGAGGCCATCGAGTTGGAGCTGGCGCCACGTTACTGGTTGTTCCCCGATTCAGTTCACGGGGGCGCGGATCTTGGTGCCCGACTCGCCGCAAGACTCGGCGAACGTCCCGCCGTCCATGCCTGGAAAGTGGATAGGGAGCAGACCCTATGCCGTGGCGGCAACCAGTTGACAGACTGGCTTCGTCCGACCGGGCGGGTGCTGTTGCTGGCCGAGGAATGCGCACGGCCTGTCGATGAAACACGGCATGAGGCCACGCATATCGAATTGGCCTCGATTTCGGAGGTTTCGGTATCTATCGAAGATCTTGGGCAAGTCGAGGTCGATCCAGCCACAATCGCCCTGGACGAGGCAGAGTTCATTCTGTCCGCGGGTAACGGCATACGTGACTGGGCGCAATTCCATGAAGTCGCCTCCGCTCTCGGCGCCACCGAAGGTGCCAGCCGGGTCGCGGTGGATGCGGGCCATATGCCCCGTTACCGGCAGGTCGGCGCCTCGGGCACCTGGGTTTCGGCGCAGGTATACATAGCCGTGGGTATTTCCGGCGCCATTCAGCATCTCCAGGGGATTGGCCAATGCAATAAGGTGGTCGCCATAAATGTCGACGAGGGCTGTGACATGGTTAGACGGGCCGACCTCAGCGTTATCGGCGACAGCTACACCATTCTCGAAGCACTGCTGCAATTGACCAGGGCGCATCGGCAATCAGCATCTTCAGGCGCAACATCGCCAACCGTACAAACCGACGAGGAAGCACGTCATGTGGCCTGA
- a CDS encoding GlxA family transcriptional regulator, translating into MRESTVSRERAVGTEPYRVGFLLINNFTLVALASAIDPLRMANQLTSSELYTWQLLSRDGEAVKASDGIAISPDGSIDDKGSFDIVIVVGGVDITRSFGAKEVHWLQTQAHRKVLLGAICTGAYVLASGGLLDGYQCSVHWECLASLQERFPRVKCSNHLYTLDRDRMTCTGGSVPMDMMLSMITRQHGKALTNAVCDMFVCDRVRPDNELQRTPLRRLLVTSQPKLAEVTELMEANLEEPIELEELASFVGISRRQLERLFLKHLNCTPSRYYLKLRLDRARQLLKQTTCSIIEVASMCGFVSAPHFSRCYRKYVGISPKEERTAVWSFKRMESHSDSTLVALPTSSNVALQIARAEPSYGSVNFMFDQQSTIQELAASG; encoded by the coding sequence ATGAGAGAGAGTACTGTTTCTCGAGAAAGAGCGGTTGGTACAGAACCTTATCGGGTTGGTTTCCTGCTAATTAACAATTTCACCCTGGTTGCCCTGGCATCGGCCATCGATCCGCTGCGGATGGCCAACCAGCTTACCAGTTCCGAGCTTTATACCTGGCAGCTCCTGTCCCGTGATGGCGAGGCGGTCAAGGCCAGCGATGGCATTGCGATTTCGCCGGATGGATCGATCGACGACAAGGGATCATTTGATATCGTTATCGTCGTCGGCGGTGTCGACATCACACGGAGTTTTGGCGCCAAAGAGGTGCATTGGCTCCAGACACAGGCACACAGGAAGGTCCTGCTGGGCGCCATTTGCACGGGTGCTTATGTCCTGGCCAGCGGAGGGTTGCTGGACGGTTACCAATGCAGCGTTCACTGGGAGTGCCTGGCGTCGCTGCAGGAGCGATTTCCCCGGGTGAAATGCAGCAACCACCTCTATACCCTGGATCGTGATCGCATGACGTGCACCGGCGGTAGCGTTCCCATGGACATGATGCTCAGCATGATCACCCGCCAACATGGCAAGGCCCTGACCAACGCCGTTTGTGACATGTTCGTCTGCGATCGCGTACGTCCGGACAATGAGTTACAACGCACCCCGCTGCGCCGTTTGCTTGTCACTTCCCAGCCCAAGCTCGCCGAAGTCACCGAGCTCATGGAGGCGAACCTTGAGGAACCCATAGAGCTTGAGGAACTGGCGAGCTTCGTCGGTATTTCCCGTCGCCAACTGGAACGGCTGTTTCTTAAACATCTCAACTGCACGCCATCCCGTTATTACCTGAAGCTCAGACTGGACCGGGCTCGGCAGCTCCTCAAGCAAACCACCTGTTCGATTATCGAAGTGGCCTCGATGTGTGGTTTCGTATCCGCACCTCATTTCAGCCGGTGCTATCGCAAGTACGTCGGCATTTCACCGAAGGAGGAACGCACAGCCGTCTGGTCATTCAAGCGAATGGAATCACACAGCGACAGTACCCTTGTGGCGTTGCCTACATCGTCGAACGTGGCATTGCAGATTGCCCGGGCCGAACCCTCCTACGGATCGGTCAACTTCATGTTCGATCAGCAATCGACCATCCAGGAGCTCGCCGCTTCAGGTTGA